In a single window of the Xylanimonas protaetiae genome:
- the tsaD gene encoding tRNA (adenosine(37)-N6)-threonylcarbamoyltransferase complex transferase subunit TsaD, with the protein MASGDPLVLGIETSCDETGVALVRGDDLLVDATASSMDEHARFGGIIPEVASRAHLEAMIPTIQQAIGEAGVDLSEVDAIAVTAGPGLVGPLTIGASAAKALAVGLGKPLYGVNHVVGHACVDQLVHGAFPERVMALVVSGGHSSLLLVDDVATSVTELGSTLDDAAGEAFDKVGRLLGLPYPGGPHVDRLAREGDPTAIRFPRGLTAAKDQARHAYDFSFSGLKTAVARWVENEQDAGRPVPVADVAASFAEAVVDVLTAKTIAACRRHDVDTLVIGGGFSANSQLREMAAARCAAEGIDLRIPPIRYCTDNGAMIAALGSAVVRAGVAPSTLGIGVDSSMPLTTVSV; encoded by the coding sequence ATGGCTTCCGGCGACCCTCTCGTTCTCGGGATCGAGACCTCCTGCGACGAGACGGGCGTCGCCCTCGTGCGCGGCGACGACCTGCTGGTCGACGCCACCGCGAGCTCCATGGACGAGCACGCCCGCTTCGGCGGCATCATCCCGGAGGTCGCCAGCCGAGCCCACCTCGAGGCGATGATCCCCACGATCCAGCAGGCGATCGGCGAGGCCGGCGTCGACCTGTCCGAGGTCGACGCCATCGCCGTCACGGCCGGGCCCGGCCTGGTGGGCCCGCTCACCATCGGGGCGTCGGCCGCCAAGGCCCTCGCCGTCGGCCTCGGCAAGCCGCTCTACGGCGTCAACCACGTCGTCGGCCACGCGTGCGTGGACCAGCTCGTCCACGGGGCGTTCCCCGAGCGGGTCATGGCCCTGGTGGTCTCGGGCGGTCACAGCTCGCTCCTGCTGGTCGACGACGTCGCCACGTCCGTCACCGAGCTCGGGTCGACGCTCGACGACGCCGCCGGCGAGGCCTTCGACAAGGTCGGCCGCCTGCTCGGCCTGCCCTACCCCGGGGGACCGCACGTCGACCGCCTCGCACGTGAGGGCGACCCGACGGCGATCCGCTTCCCGCGCGGCCTCACCGCCGCGAAGGACCAGGCCAGGCACGCGTACGACTTCTCGTTCTCCGGCCTCAAGACGGCCGTGGCCCGCTGGGTCGAGAACGAGCAGGACGCGGGCCGCCCCGTCCCGGTCGCCGACGTCGCGGCGTCGTTCGCCGAGGCCGTCGTCGACGTCCTCACGGCCAAGACCATCGCCGCGTGCCGCCGGCACGACGTCGACACGCTCGTCATCGGCGGCGGGTTCTCGGCCAACAGCCAGCTCCGTGAGATGGCGGCCGCCCGGTGCGCGGCGGAGGGGATCGACCTGCGCATCCCGCCGATCCGCTACTGCACCGACAACGGGGCGATGATCGCGGCCCTCGGCTCGGCCGTCGTGCGCGCGGGTGTGGCGCCGAGCACGCTCGGCATCGGCGTCGACTCGTCGATGCCGCTCACCACCGTGTCCGTCTGA
- a CDS encoding ABC transporter ATP-binding protein — MTATLRDVSKSYGRTVALHPTTLTLGTGVIGLLGPNGAGKTTMLRLLSSALPPSTGTVTVAGHEVTGTHAERTAARRRIGYLPQEVVFPRGMTAAGFVDYVAVLKEWRDTEARHREVRRVLDLVELGDRSTVRIRALSGGQRRRLAIAQALLGDPDLLVLDEPTTGLDPEQRASLRGILSSLRCTVLISTHQTEDVSALCDRVIVLEAGRVRFDGSVAELLAVAAGHVHQGPAPSEGAVGTWKTGTGLVHSVGGTPDTQTSTAVDPTVEDAYLLLRAASARRGTSEGAHA; from the coding sequence ATGACCGCCACCCTGCGCGACGTCTCGAAGAGCTACGGACGCACCGTGGCCCTCCACCCGACGACGCTGACCCTCGGCACCGGCGTGATCGGCCTGCTCGGCCCGAACGGTGCCGGCAAGACGACGATGCTGCGGCTGCTCTCGAGCGCGCTGCCGCCGTCGACCGGCACCGTGACCGTCGCCGGCCACGAGGTCACCGGCACGCACGCGGAGCGCACCGCGGCCCGGCGCCGCATCGGCTACCTGCCGCAGGAGGTCGTGTTCCCGCGCGGCATGACGGCGGCCGGGTTCGTCGACTACGTCGCCGTGCTCAAGGAGTGGCGCGACACCGAGGCCCGGCACCGGGAGGTGCGCCGCGTGCTCGACCTGGTCGAGCTGGGCGACCGCTCCACCGTGCGGATCCGCGCGCTGTCCGGCGGTCAGCGGCGCAGGCTCGCGATCGCGCAGGCGCTCCTCGGCGACCCGGACCTGCTCGTGCTCGACGAGCCGACCACCGGCCTCGACCCGGAGCAGCGGGCCTCGCTCCGCGGCATCCTCTCCTCGCTGCGCTGCACCGTCCTCATCTCGACGCACCAGACCGAGGACGTCTCGGCCCTGTGCGACCGTGTGATCGTGCTCGAGGCCGGACGCGTGCGGTTCGACGGCAGCGTCGCCGAGCTGCTCGCCGTCGCCGCCGGCCACGTCCACCAGGGACCGGCACCCAGCGAGGGCGCCGTCGGCACCTGGAAGACCGGCACCGGTCTCGTCCACTCCGTCGGCGGCACGCCCGACACCCAGACCTCGACGGCCGTCGACCCGACGGTGGAGGACGCCTACCTGCTGCTGCGCGCCGCGTCCGCACGCCGTGGCACGAGCGAAGGAGCCCACGCATGA
- a CDS encoding zf-HC2 domain-containing protein, translating to MSEWHVDPATWQAYAAGRLDPAAEAAVETHVTGCPVCRDAARPVALAADDPLTGGYAPVWRAVHAEIGAPRPPAHLRWLRRLGLPDDAVVVLAAAGDLRLPWALAVGGAVLSAIVAAHVGRAELAFLLLAPLVPLVAVAAAFDATDPLREVAGPTPFSKLRLALLRTAATLAVAVPSTALVGAAVPALHALAWVWLLPSLCLSGAALVLLTRLSARTACGVVGAGWAAAVVAVDQAGHLDAVSGGGTQAGFALVAVLLGIVLTRALTTLPAMGAPR from the coding sequence ATGAGCGAGTGGCACGTCGACCCCGCGACCTGGCAGGCGTACGCCGCCGGCCGCCTCGACCCCGCGGCGGAGGCCGCGGTCGAGACCCACGTGACCGGCTGCCCCGTGTGCCGCGACGCCGCACGACCCGTCGCGCTCGCCGCCGACGACCCGCTGACCGGCGGGTACGCGCCCGTGTGGCGGGCCGTCCACGCCGAGATCGGCGCACCGCGACCGCCCGCGCACCTGCGCTGGCTCCGCCGGCTGGGCCTGCCCGACGACGCCGTCGTCGTGCTCGCCGCCGCCGGCGACCTGCGGCTGCCGTGGGCGCTGGCCGTCGGCGGTGCCGTGCTGAGCGCGATCGTGGCCGCGCACGTCGGCCGCGCCGAGCTCGCCTTCCTGCTGCTCGCGCCCCTGGTGCCGCTCGTGGCGGTCGCGGCCGCGTTCGACGCGACCGACCCGTTGCGCGAGGTCGCGGGCCCGACGCCCTTCTCCAAGCTCCGGCTCGCCCTGCTGCGCACCGCGGCCACCCTCGCCGTCGCCGTGCCGTCGACCGCCCTCGTGGGCGCCGCCGTCCCCGCCCTGCACGCGCTGGCCTGGGTGTGGCTCCTGCCGTCGCTGTGCCTGTCGGGCGCGGCGCTGGTGCTGCTCACGCGGCTGTCCGCGCGGACGGCGTGCGGCGTCGTCGGGGCGGGCTGGGCGGCCGCGGTCGTCGCCGTCGACCAGGCGGGGCACCTGGACGCCGTCTCCGGCGGCGGGACCCAGGCGGGCTTCGCCCTCGTCGCCGTCCTCCTCGGGATCGTCCTGACCCGTGCCCTCACCACCCTGCCCGCGATGGGAGCCCCCCGATGA
- a CDS encoding RNA polymerase sigma factor yields MDTPAPSDADLLAQVAAGDERALRELVERHWAWLQLRLRRRTPDDELAASALQDTFVAVWRSAGRYRGDGDVGAWLWGIAIRQLVSRLRARGGPRPVSALTAAALSPAVRSAEDELLLAVEHGDVGDALRGLSPELRQAIQATVVDGLTTREAARLLGVPVGTVKSRVRTAKARMRAQLLAGAANDGTAMEGWA; encoded by the coding sequence ATGGACACACCCGCGCCGAGCGACGCCGACCTGCTGGCCCAGGTCGCGGCGGGCGACGAGCGCGCGCTGCGCGAGCTCGTGGAACGGCACTGGGCGTGGCTCCAGCTCCGTCTGCGACGCCGGACGCCCGACGACGAGCTGGCCGCGAGCGCCCTCCAGGACACGTTCGTCGCGGTGTGGCGCTCCGCGGGCCGGTACCGCGGCGACGGCGACGTCGGCGCCTGGCTGTGGGGCATCGCGATCCGCCAGCTCGTGTCCCGCCTGCGCGCACGCGGCGGCCCGCGACCCGTCAGCGCCCTGACCGCCGCGGCCCTGTCTCCGGCCGTGCGCAGCGCCGAGGACGAGCTGCTGCTCGCCGTCGAGCACGGCGACGTCGGCGACGCCCTGCGCGGCCTCTCGCCGGAGCTGCGGCAGGCGATCCAGGCGACCGTCGTCGACGGGCTGACCACGCGCGAGGCCGCGCGGCTGCTCGGGGTGCCCGTCGGGACCGTGAAGAGCCGGGTGCGGACCGCCAAGGCCCGCATGCGGGCGCAGCTCCTGGCTGGCGCGGCGAACGACGGCACGGCGATGGAGGGATGGGCATGA
- a CDS encoding TetR/AcrR family transcriptional regulator → MPATRRRASHSMETVISEAVALLDEAGEPALTFRALAARLGGGVASIYWYVSSKDELLDRATDHVLAGPLADIERFRDGDDPIDNLRSIAVTVFDVIVERPWLGAYFMRNTGAQPNALLLYERIGQQVMRLDLTRRQAFHAVSAVIGFVVGTAADLGQQPPQEVLDGEVDRETFLAAAAAQWRSLDPAEYPFVHHVVDEFAGHDDAEQFRAGLDLLLAGLRLQATGGR, encoded by the coding sequence ATGCCAGCCACCCGCCGCAGGGCCTCGCACTCGATGGAGACCGTGATCTCGGAGGCCGTCGCCCTCCTCGACGAGGCCGGCGAGCCCGCCCTGACGTTCCGCGCGCTCGCCGCCCGGCTCGGGGGCGGGGTGGCGAGCATCTACTGGTACGTGTCCAGCAAGGACGAGCTGCTCGACAGGGCGACGGACCACGTCCTTGCCGGCCCGCTCGCGGACATCGAGCGGTTCCGCGACGGCGACGACCCGATCGACAACCTCCGGTCCATCGCCGTCACCGTCTTCGACGTCATCGTCGAGCGGCCGTGGCTCGGTGCCTACTTCATGCGCAACACCGGCGCGCAGCCCAACGCGCTCCTGCTCTACGAGCGGATCGGCCAGCAGGTCATGCGGCTCGACCTCACGCGGCGGCAGGCCTTCCACGCCGTCTCCGCCGTCATCGGCTTCGTCGTCGGCACCGCGGCCGACCTGGGACAGCAGCCGCCGCAGGAGGTGCTCGACGGCGAGGTCGACCGCGAGACCTTCCTCGCCGCCGCAGCGGCGCAGTGGCGCTCCCTCGACCCCGCCGAGTACCCCTTCGTGCATCACGTCGTCGACGAGTTCGCCGGGCACGACGACGCCGAGCAGTTCCGCGCGGGCCTCGACCTGCTCCTCGCCGGGCTCCGCCTCCAGGCCACGGGCGGCCGCTGA
- a CDS encoding MFS transporter gives MSTTTLATQPRTYPSLRAAWIPLVALCLAFFVEMVDNTLLTIALPTIGRDLGSGTTALQWVSGAYSLTFGGLLLTAGSAADRLGRRRVLLTGLAAFGLISLLVLAVGSTGQLVALRAGLGLAAAAMAPITNSLVFRLFDDKDLRMRAMTVMIVVGMSGFILGPLLGGSVLAHVRWEWLLVVNAPIALIAWVGVRLGVPADRREDLTDERLDLPGAALSVATIGLACYTLTSGVEHGWLSVATLGSALGAAVALAAFVRHERRTPQPMLDLSVFASGTVRGASVAQIGTSIAMAGVMFGLILHFQYAYGWSPMRAGLANLPLIVTMIAATPVSESLAKRYGHRVACVVGTGLLVAALAGLAWGVDRGYAVIAVCMVVLTVGLRTVMTICAVALVDAMPANRTSVGAALNDTAQEVGTSVGTAVVGTLVAVLVTQALPSGTWGADLVARFFHGERVTYAVLAVLVGVVAGWGALTLTDSRSTEEHPEAA, from the coding sequence GTGAGCACCACAACCCTGGCGACGCAGCCGCGCACCTATCCCTCCCTGCGCGCGGCGTGGATCCCGCTCGTCGCGCTGTGCCTCGCCTTCTTCGTGGAGATGGTCGACAACACGCTGCTGACGATCGCGCTGCCCACCATCGGCCGCGACCTCGGCAGCGGCACGACCGCGCTGCAGTGGGTCAGCGGGGCATACTCCCTCACGTTCGGCGGCCTGCTGCTCACGGCAGGGTCGGCCGCCGACCGGCTCGGGCGACGCCGCGTGCTGCTGACCGGGCTCGCGGCGTTCGGCCTCATCAGCCTCCTGGTCCTGGCCGTCGGCTCCACGGGCCAGCTCGTCGCGCTGCGCGCCGGCCTGGGCCTCGCCGCGGCCGCGATGGCGCCCATCACCAACTCGCTCGTCTTCCGCCTGTTCGACGACAAGGACCTGCGCATGCGCGCGATGACGGTCATGATCGTCGTCGGCATGAGCGGGTTCATCCTGGGCCCGCTGCTCGGCGGCAGCGTCCTGGCCCACGTGCGCTGGGAGTGGCTGCTGGTCGTCAACGCCCCGATCGCGCTCATCGCCTGGGTCGGCGTCCGCCTCGGCGTCCCCGCCGACCGTCGCGAGGACCTCACCGACGAGAGGCTCGACCTGCCCGGGGCCGCGCTCAGCGTCGCCACCATCGGCCTCGCCTGCTACACGCTCACCAGCGGCGTCGAGCACGGGTGGCTCTCGGTGGCCACCCTCGGGTCGGCGCTCGGGGCGGCCGTCGCGCTGGCGGCGTTCGTGCGGCACGAGCGCCGCACGCCCCAGCCCATGCTCGACCTGTCCGTCTTCGCCAGCGGGACCGTGCGCGGCGCGTCCGTCGCGCAGATCGGCACGTCCATCGCCATGGCCGGCGTGATGTTCGGCCTGATCCTGCACTTCCAGTACGCCTACGGCTGGAGCCCGATGCGGGCTGGGCTCGCCAACCTGCCCCTCATCGTCACGATGATCGCCGCCACGCCCGTCTCGGAGTCGCTCGCCAAGCGGTACGGCCACCGGGTCGCCTGCGTCGTCGGGACGGGCCTCCTCGTCGCGGCGCTCGCGGGCCTCGCGTGGGGCGTCGACCGCGGGTACGCCGTCATCGCCGTCTGCATGGTGGTGCTGACCGTCGGCCTGCGCACCGTGATGACGATCTGCGCCGTGGCGCTCGTCGACGCGATGCCCGCCAACCGCACGTCCGTCGGTGCCGCGCTCAACGACACCGCGCAGGAGGTCGGCACGAGCGTCGGCACCGCCGTCGTCGGCACGCTCGTCGCCGTGCTCGTCACGCAGGCCCTGCCGTCCGGGACGTGGGGCGCGGACCTCGTCGCGCGCTTCTTCCACGGCGAGCGGGTGACGTACGCGGTCCTGGCCGTGCTGGTCGGCGTCGTCGCCGGCTGGGGCGCGCTGACCCTGACCGACTCCCGCTCCACGGAGGAGCACCCCGAGGCCGCGTGA
- a CDS encoding class I SAM-dependent methyltransferase: protein MSTLVKLLSPEGEALLSALPAYDEKRAMALAMRLRDDGVDPDLAAAAMTQSRLRAKARAKLGDFADAMLFTPDGVEQATRLLVAALHARRYLAAGVTKVADLTSGIGADALAFAGVGLQVLATDIDEVTAAIAASNLRAFPEAEVRCADGLALDLRAEAVDGVYADPARRTRGGQRIFDPGAYAPPLDAVWALREQVPAVGVKVGPGIPHQGLPADAETQWVSVDGDVVEAGLWFGPLAPDGPGRSALVLHTAGGTTRSRTLRSAVPVGAHAAGPAYDEAPPVGKPGAYLYEPDGAVIRAGLVGQAVTELGGRLLDPTIAYVTTDAPGPSAAVGTGSIEAPIATGYRVLDVMPFGVKRLKAYLRERGVGRVTIKKRGTAVTPEALRAQLSLKGPTEATLVLTRVAGSQQVLVVEPLPR, encoded by the coding sequence ATGTCGACGCTGGTCAAGCTGCTGAGCCCGGAGGGCGAGGCGCTGCTCTCGGCGCTCCCCGCGTACGACGAGAAGCGCGCGATGGCCCTGGCCATGCGCCTGCGCGACGACGGCGTGGACCCCGACCTGGCGGCCGCGGCCATGACGCAGTCGCGGCTGCGCGCCAAGGCCCGGGCGAAGCTCGGCGACTTCGCCGACGCGATGCTGTTCACGCCCGACGGCGTCGAGCAGGCCACCCGCCTGTTGGTCGCGGCGCTGCACGCCCGCCGCTACCTGGCGGCCGGCGTCACGAAGGTCGCGGACCTCACGAGCGGCATCGGCGCGGACGCGCTCGCGTTCGCCGGCGTCGGGCTCCAGGTGCTCGCCACCGACATCGACGAGGTCACCGCCGCGATCGCCGCGTCCAACCTGCGCGCGTTCCCCGAGGCCGAGGTGCGCTGCGCGGACGGCCTCGCGCTGGACCTGCGCGCCGAGGCCGTCGACGGCGTCTACGCCGACCCGGCCCGCCGCACGCGCGGCGGCCAGCGCATCTTCGACCCCGGCGCGTACGCCCCGCCGCTCGACGCCGTGTGGGCGCTGCGCGAGCAGGTGCCCGCCGTCGGCGTCAAGGTGGGTCCGGGCATCCCGCACCAGGGGTTGCCCGCCGACGCCGAGACGCAGTGGGTGTCGGTGGACGGCGACGTCGTCGAGGCCGGGCTCTGGTTCGGGCCGCTGGCCCCGGACGGGCCCGGCCGCAGCGCGCTGGTGCTGCACACCGCGGGCGGCACCACCCGGTCGCGCACGCTGCGCAGCGCGGTGCCCGTGGGCGCGCACGCCGCAGGCCCGGCGTACGACGAGGCCCCGCCCGTCGGCAAGCCCGGGGCGTACCTCTACGAGCCCGACGGCGCCGTCATCCGCGCCGGGCTGGTCGGGCAGGCGGTGACCGAGCTGGGCGGGCGGCTGCTCGACCCGACCATCGCCTACGTGACCACGGACGCCCCGGGTCCGTCGGCGGCCGTGGGCACCGGGTCGATCGAGGCGCCCATCGCCACGGGCTACCGCGTGCTCGACGTCATGCCCTTCGGCGTCAAGCGGCTCAAGGCGTACCTGCGGGAACGCGGCGTCGGGCGGGTCACGATCAAGAAGCGCGGCACGGCCGTGACGCCCGAGGCGCTGCGCGCGCAGCTGTCGCTCAAGGGCCCGACCGAGGCGACACTCGTGCTCACGCGCGTCGCGGGCAGCCAGCAGGTGCTGGTCGTGGAGCCGCTGCCCCGCTGA
- the groES gene encoding co-chaperone GroES, whose amino-acid sequence MSVPIKPLEDRIVVKAIEAETTTASGLVIPDTAKEKPQEGEVLAVGEGRFDDNGNRVPVDVKVGDKVIYSKYGGTEVKYAGEEYLVLSARDILAVVVG is encoded by the coding sequence GTGTCGGTCCCCATCAAGCCGCTCGAGGACCGGATCGTCGTCAAGGCCATCGAGGCCGAGACCACGACCGCTTCCGGCCTGGTCATCCCGGACACCGCCAAGGAGAAGCCCCAGGAGGGCGAGGTCCTGGCCGTGGGCGAGGGTCGCTTCGACGACAACGGCAACCGTGTCCCGGTCGACGTCAAGGTCGGCGACAAGGTCATCTACAGCAAGTACGGCGGCACCGAGGTCAAGTACGCGGGCGAGGAGTACCTGGTGCTCTCGGCGCGCGACATCCTCGCCGTCGTCGTCGGCTGA
- a CDS encoding WhiB family transcriptional regulator, with protein sequence MTEISRLPGPVMELWEWQYQGACRDADDTLFFHPEGERGSTRRRRAEAAKAICNTCAVMMQCREQSLRVREPYGVWGGLSEDERAAILAKKTG encoded by the coding sequence ATGACGGAGATCTCGAGGTTGCCCGGCCCGGTGATGGAGCTGTGGGAGTGGCAGTACCAGGGCGCTTGCCGCGACGCCGACGACACGCTCTTCTTCCACCCTGAAGGCGAGCGGGGCTCGACCCGCCGCCGTCGCGCAGAGGCCGCCAAGGCCATCTGCAACACCTGCGCCGTGATGATGCAGTGCCGCGAGCAGTCGCTCCGCGTGCGCGAGCCGTACGGCGTCTGGGGCGGTCTCTCCGAGGACGAGCGCGCGGCGATCCTCGCCAAGAAGACCGGCTGA
- a CDS encoding MerR family transcriptional regulator — translation MTPTRPASSGRPSAPSPGLAVAAVARRLGVAPATLRTWDRRYGLGPSGRTAGSHRRYTPEDVARLLVMRRLTVEGVAPVDAARAALETEVDKLDTSTTTPGRRAAAAQSAASAGTPDEPEGPRGRGHLRALPGGGEGARGAHATSLPGAAPSTISARVAAVIDAALAYDQSACDGLLRIGAQGDPAAWWTQLVEPAWLRIAQRTVLGTPGEVPELVLATAALRALRDFTEAFEQAMTNAGNPPANHPSRMRKIVLIFAAPDEVVPLAAHALAAALVAHGATARVVTGPASTHRAVELVTMVRPAAVVLATTLARPDLDAVRSVHDAFASLPIFVGLRRENAASELPLAPTVQRVRSFTGLLHEVLAVVG, via the coding sequence ATGACTCCCACCAGGCCCGCCTCGTCCGGCAGGCCCAGCGCGCCGAGCCCAGGGCTCGCCGTCGCCGCGGTGGCTCGCCGGCTCGGGGTCGCCCCCGCCACGCTGCGCACCTGGGACCGCCGCTACGGCCTCGGCCCGTCGGGTCGCACGGCCGGCTCGCACCGCCGCTACACGCCCGAGGACGTGGCGCGGCTGCTGGTCATGCGCCGGCTCACGGTCGAGGGCGTCGCGCCCGTCGACGCCGCGCGTGCCGCGCTCGAGACCGAGGTCGACAAGCTCGACACCTCCACGACGACGCCCGGCCGGCGTGCCGCGGCGGCCCAGAGCGCGGCGAGCGCGGGCACGCCCGACGAGCCCGAGGGGCCGCGCGGTCGCGGCCACCTGCGCGCCCTGCCCGGGGGCGGCGAAGGAGCGCGCGGCGCCCACGCGACCTCGCTGCCCGGCGCCGCCCCGTCCACGATCTCCGCGCGGGTCGCCGCCGTCATCGACGCGGCGCTCGCCTACGACCAGTCGGCCTGCGACGGCCTGCTGCGCATCGGCGCCCAGGGCGACCCCGCCGCGTGGTGGACCCAGCTCGTCGAGCCGGCGTGGCTGCGCATCGCGCAGCGCACGGTGCTCGGCACGCCCGGCGAGGTGCCCGAGCTCGTGCTCGCCACGGCGGCCCTGCGCGCCCTGCGCGACTTCACCGAGGCCTTCGAGCAGGCCATGACCAACGCGGGCAACCCGCCGGCCAACCACCCGAGCCGGATGCGCAAGATCGTGCTGATCTTCGCCGCGCCCGACGAGGTGGTGCCGCTCGCGGCGCACGCGCTCGCGGCCGCCCTCGTGGCCCACGGGGCCACGGCGCGCGTCGTCACCGGGCCCGCGAGCACGCACCGCGCCGTCGAGCTCGTGACGATGGTGCGGCCCGCGGCGGTCGTGCTCGCGACGACCCTCGCCCGGCCCGACCTCGACGCCGTCCGCTCGGTGCACGACGCCTTCGCGAGCCTGCCGATCTTCGTCGGCCTGCGGCGCGAGAACGCGGCCAGCGAGCTGCCGCTCGCCCCGACCGTGCAACGCGTCCGGTCGTTCACGGGGCTGCTGCACGAGGTCCTCGCCGTCGTGGGGTAA
- the guaB gene encoding IMP dehydrogenase: MTDAHDPFANLGLTYDDVLLLPGYSDLAPSDIDTTSRLTREISLRVPLVSAAMDTVTEARMAIAMARQGGIGVLHRNLSIEDQARQVDLVKRTQTGIIDNPVTIGPEKTLEELDKLAGEYRISGFPVVDADHRLIGIVTNRDLRFTPVAEWATTTVADVMTPAPLITGPSTISREEATVLLRKHKLERLPLIDASGRLAGLITVKDFVKSEQFPNASKDGQGRLLVGAAIGYYGDAWERATTLIDAGADVLVADTAHGNVRMLIEMVERLKKDPATRDVQVIGGNVATREGAQSFVDAGADAIKVGVGPGSICTTRIVTGVGVPQVTAVYEASLAARPAGVPVIADGGMRHSGEIGKAIVAGAETVMLGSMLAGTAESPGETILVNGKQFKAYRGMGSIGAMSSRGKKSYSKDRYFQAEVADDSLIVPEGVEGQVPFKGSLTTVAHQLVGGLHQTMFYVGARTIPELQEKGRFVRITSASLKESHPHDVQMTVEAPNYTGF; this comes from the coding sequence ATGACGGACGCTCACGATCCCTTCGCGAACCTCGGGCTCACGTACGACGACGTGCTGCTGCTGCCGGGCTACTCCGACCTCGCACCGTCGGACATCGACACGACGTCGCGCCTGACCCGCGAGATCTCGCTGCGCGTGCCGCTGGTCTCGGCGGCCATGGACACCGTCACCGAGGCCCGCATGGCGATCGCCATGGCCCGCCAGGGCGGCATCGGCGTGCTGCACCGCAACCTCTCGATCGAGGACCAGGCCCGCCAGGTCGACCTCGTCAAGCGCACGCAGACGGGCATCATCGACAACCCGGTGACGATCGGCCCGGAGAAGACCCTCGAGGAGCTCGACAAGCTCGCGGGCGAGTACCGCATCTCGGGCTTCCCCGTCGTCGACGCCGACCACCGCCTCATCGGCATCGTGACCAATCGCGACCTGCGCTTCACGCCCGTCGCCGAGTGGGCCACGACGACCGTCGCGGACGTCATGACCCCCGCCCCGCTCATCACGGGCCCGTCGACGATCTCGCGCGAGGAGGCCACCGTCCTGCTCCGCAAGCACAAGCTGGAGCGCCTCCCGCTGATCGACGCGTCCGGGCGCCTCGCGGGCCTCATCACCGTCAAGGACTTCGTGAAGTCCGAGCAGTTCCCGAACGCGTCGAAGGACGGCCAGGGCCGCCTGCTCGTCGGCGCGGCCATCGGCTACTACGGCGACGCGTGGGAGCGTGCGACCACGCTCATCGACGCCGGCGCCGACGTGCTCGTCGCCGACACCGCGCACGGCAACGTGCGCATGCTCATCGAGATGGTCGAGCGCCTCAAGAAGGACCCGGCCACGCGCGACGTGCAGGTCATCGGTGGCAACGTCGCCACGCGCGAGGGCGCACAGTCGTTCGTCGACGCCGGCGCGGACGCCATCAAGGTGGGCGTCGGCCCGGGCTCGATCTGCACCACGCGCATCGTCACGGGCGTCGGCGTCCCGCAGGTGACCGCCGTGTACGAGGCCTCGCTCGCCGCGCGGCCCGCCGGCGTGCCCGTCATCGCCGACGGCGGCATGCGCCACTCGGGCGAGATCGGCAAGGCCATCGTGGCCGGCGCGGAGACGGTCATGCTGGGCTCGATGCTCGCCGGCACGGCCGAGTCGCCCGGCGAGACGATCCTCGTCAACGGCAAGCAGTTCAAGGCGTACCGCGGCATGGGCTCCATCGGCGCGATGTCGTCGCGCGGCAAGAAGTCCTACTCGAAGGACCGCTACTTCCAGGCCGAGGTGGCGGACGACTCGCTCATCGTGCCCGAGGGTGTCGAGGGCCAGGTGCCGTTCAAGGGCTCGCTCACCACGGTCGCGCACCAGCTCGTGGGCGGCCTGCACCAGACGATGTTCTACGTCGGCGCGCGCACGATCCCGGAGCTCCAGGAGAAGGGCCGGTTCGTGCGCATCACGTCCGCCTCGCTCAAGGAGAGCCACCCGCACGACGTGCAGATGACGGTCGAGGCGCCGAACTACACGGGGTTCTGA